In the Shewanella sp. OMA3-2 genome, one interval contains:
- the tnpB gene encoding IS66 family insertion sequence element accessory protein TnpB (TnpB, as the term is used for proteins encoded by IS66 family insertion elements, is considered an accessory protein, since TnpC, encoded by a neighboring gene, is a DDE family transposase.) has product MDFRKSINGLAIIVEQQLSLQVTDGSVFVFCNKGRDKLKILYWDSTGFALWYKRLEQDKFKWPTQSEDECMRLSEQQFHWLLSGFDVLGHQHVKGLSYS; this is encoded by the coding sequence GTGGATTTTCGTAAATCAATAAATGGCTTGGCCATCATCGTTGAGCAACAATTATCCTTACAGGTCACCGACGGCAGCGTGTTTGTCTTTTGTAATAAAGGCCGTGATAAATTAAAAATCCTCTACTGGGATAGCACCGGTTTTGCGCTTTGGTATAAACGCCTCGAACAGGATAAGTTTAAGTGGCCGACTCAAAGCGAAGATGAGTGTATGAGATTATCTGAGCAGCAGTTTCATTGGCTACTTTCAGGATTTGACGTATTAGGCCATCAGCATGTTAAGGGCTTGAGTTACAGTTAA
- a CDS encoding IS3 family transposase (programmed frameshift) — translation MKTRKSYSKEFKLDAITLVREQNYSIAEAARNLEVTPQLLGRWIKEAENDDGHAFRGNGKLTPEQEEIRKLKAQVKRLEIERGNIKKSDGLLCQRNEVKYAFITQNKKIWPVILMCHVLGVKNNNYYSYQKRKSQSPVDTEHQEMLQWVKDIAEFSDNTYGQRRIQKALNSLDYPVGRRKTSQLMKEANVWVRYKKKYKATTNSGHKKPIYENELEQDFDVQCANQAWVQDITYIWTAEGWLYLAVVIDLYSRKVVGWSMGSRMKALLVCDALTMAIWQRKPKAGLIIHSDQGVQYASHQYRRILRLHKFVGSMSKKGCCWDNAVAESFFGSLKQERVHWRNYRTRYAAQQDVLNYITMWYNSQRMHSYLNYQSPNEFERTDKPLTEVA, via the exons ATGAAAACACGTAAATCCTATTCAAAAGAATTCAAGCTTGATGCCATTACACTGGTAAGAGAGCAAAATTACAGTATTGCTGAAGCCGCTAGAAATTTAGAGGTGACTCCTCAACTGCTCGGCCGCTGGATAAAAGAAGCAGAAAATGATGATGGTCATGCATTTAGAGGCAACGGCAAGCTGACACCTGAGCAGGAAGAGATCCGCAAGCTAAAGGCACAAGTAAAGCGCTTAGAAATAGAGCGTG GAAATATTAAAAAAAGCGACGGTCTTCTTTGCCAAAGAAACGAAGTGAAATACGCGTTTATTACCCAAAATAAGAAGATCTGGCCTGTGATATTAATGTGTCACGTGTTGGGTGTGAAAAACAATAATTACTACAGCTATCAAAAGCGGAAGTCTCAGTCACCTGTTGATACAGAGCATCAAGAGATGTTGCAGTGGGTTAAGGATATTGCCGAGTTTAGCGATAACACCTACGGACAAAGACGCATTCAAAAGGCATTGAATTCCCTTGATTACCCTGTTGGGCGTAGGAAAACATCGCAACTGATGAAAGAAGCAAACGTTTGGGTGCGCTATAAAAAGAAGTACAAAGCAACAACCAACAGCGGCCACAAGAAGCCTATATATGAAAATGAGCTTGAACAGGATTTTGATGTTCAATGCGCCAATCAAGCGTGGGTTCAAGATATTACGTACATATGGACTGCCGAAGGATGGCTGTATTTAGCCGTCGTAATCGATCTCTATTCCCGTAAAGTTGTTGGTTGGAGTATGGGCAGCAGAATGAAGGCACTACTCGTTTGTGATGCGCTCACAATGGCTATATGGCAACGAAAACCTAAAGCTGGATTGATAATACACTCAGATCAAGGTGTTCAATATGCGAGCCATCAATATAGACGAATACTGAGGCTGCATAAGTTTGTCGGCAGTATGAGTAAAAAAGGATGTTGTTGGGATAATGCAGTAGCTGAAAGCTTTTTCGGAAGCTTGAAGCAGGAACGAGTTCATTGGCGCAATTATCGAACACGCTACGCAGCTCAACAAGATGTCTTGAATTACATCACTATGTGGTACAACAGCCAACGGATGCATTCATACCTTAATTACCAAAGTCCCAATGAATTTGAGCGTACGGATAAGCCGTTAACAGAAGTGGCGTAA
- the tnpA gene encoding IS66 family insertion sequence element accessory protein TnpA: MAKRSRKDWAALIKQQPASGLTITAFCRQHKLSNSTFYARKANKAKIKSVTPFVKATVATPTSVITQAQPGEPQQTICLQHQTGLWTFPCSLPASYLLEIIKGLQAC, from the coding sequence ATGGCTAAACGTTCGCGTAAAGATTGGGCTGCTTTGATAAAACAGCAGCCCGCTAGCGGCTTGACTATCACCGCTTTTTGTCGTCAGCATAAGCTCAGTAACAGTACCTTTTATGCCCGTAAAGCTAACAAGGCTAAAATAAAATCGGTTACGCCTTTTGTTAAAGCCACAGTGGCAACGCCAACGTCGGTTATAACCCAAGCTCAACCTGGCGAGCCTCAACAGACTATCTGCTTACAGCATCAAACAGGTTTATGGACTTTTCCCTGCTCGTTACCTGCAAGTTATCTGCTTGAAATAATAAAAGGCCTGCAAGCATGTTGA
- the tnpC gene encoding IS66 family transposase encodes MKLSPDNLPNDVDLLKQLLLETLAAKEAEIAELKQSVQRLLEQFRLAQQQRFGASSESHDYQGELFNEAEVTVDEPVELTADADVSVPPKQRAKRKLLPKDLPREIIIHDISDEDKQCDCCGHQLALMGQDSSEKLKFIPAQISVIEHVRLKYSCKHCETKGTQANIKQAPVPASPIPKSVATPSLLSQLITSKYQYALPLYRQETLFKQHGIALSRQTMADWMMKSAALFKPLYDLLHQHLLTQGVLHADETTLNVINDERVKSYMWVYCTGADGPSIEPRYQGLRSIVLYDYQDGSRAGTCVSRFLATEQTVFNGYLQVDGYAAYQQANNKLVGCWAHARRKFKEALVAQGKAKAGKVSKADMALSMIAKLYRIETQIQSLSLEDRLYFRRTHSAAQLMQFKQWLDKSAQQVSKQSPLGKAIHYSLNQWSKLRRYVEDSRLNIDNNRAERAVKPFVIGRKNWLFNHNHRGAEASAILYSIIETAKANGLTPFDYIEHCLDKLSHPNCDLNSLLPWRVNLGKA; translated from the coding sequence ATGAAATTAAGCCCTGATAACCTACCCAACGACGTTGATTTACTTAAGCAATTATTGCTTGAGACGTTGGCGGCTAAAGAGGCTGAAATAGCGGAGTTAAAACAATCCGTGCAACGGTTACTTGAGCAATTTCGCCTCGCACAACAACAGCGCTTCGGTGCCAGCAGTGAAAGCCATGATTATCAAGGTGAGTTGTTTAACGAAGCTGAAGTCACGGTTGATGAGCCCGTTGAATTAACGGCAGATGCTGATGTGTCAGTACCGCCTAAACAACGGGCCAAGCGTAAATTATTGCCCAAAGACCTGCCACGTGAAATTATTATCCATGACATCAGTGATGAAGATAAGCAGTGTGATTGCTGTGGACATCAGCTGGCGTTAATGGGCCAAGATAGCAGCGAGAAACTTAAGTTTATACCGGCACAAATCAGCGTGATTGAGCACGTTAGACTCAAATACAGCTGCAAGCATTGCGAAACCAAAGGAACGCAAGCCAATATCAAACAAGCGCCGGTGCCAGCCAGCCCTATTCCTAAAAGTGTTGCCACCCCAAGTCTATTAAGCCAACTTATTACTAGCAAATACCAATATGCGTTACCACTGTACCGGCAAGAAACCTTGTTCAAGCAACATGGTATCGCCTTAAGTCGGCAAACCATGGCAGATTGGATGATGAAATCGGCGGCTCTGTTTAAACCCCTATACGATTTATTGCACCAACATCTGTTAACGCAAGGTGTGCTCCACGCCGATGAAACCACCCTCAACGTGATTAACGATGAGCGGGTGAAATCCTATATGTGGGTGTATTGCACTGGCGCGGATGGACCAAGTATCGAGCCTCGATATCAAGGTTTGCGCAGCATCGTACTGTACGACTATCAAGACGGTAGCCGCGCGGGCACTTGCGTGAGCCGTTTTCTTGCCACCGAGCAAACGGTATTTAATGGTTATTTACAGGTCGATGGCTACGCGGCTTACCAACAGGCCAATAATAAACTTGTGGGCTGTTGGGCCCATGCACGGCGCAAGTTCAAAGAAGCGCTAGTGGCACAAGGAAAAGCCAAAGCAGGTAAAGTCAGTAAAGCAGATATGGCACTGAGCATGATAGCCAAGCTGTATCGCATTGAAACCCAAATACAATCACTGAGCCTGGAAGATCGACTGTATTTTAGGCGCACGCACTCAGCTGCCCAGTTGATGCAATTTAAGCAATGGCTGGATAAATCAGCGCAGCAAGTGTCAAAGCAAAGCCCTCTAGGCAAAGCCATACATTACAGTCTCAATCAATGGTCAAAGCTCAGACGTTACGTAGAGGACAGCCGACTCAATATAGACAACAATCGTGCTGAACGCGCAGTAAAACCGTTCGTGATAGGGCGTAAAAATTGGCTGTTCAACCACAACCATCGTGGTGCTGAGGCCAGTGCTATTTTATACAGCATCATAGAAACAGCCAAAGCAAATGGGCTAACGCCATTCGATTACATTGAACACTGTTTAGATAAATTATCTCACCCTAACTGCGACCTCAATAGCTTATTGCCCTGGCGCGTTAATCTAGGCAAGGCTTAG